Proteins co-encoded in one Actinomycetota bacterium genomic window:
- a CDS encoding MFS transporter, with the protein MADHLGSPPHDPQPKGVLARARGHLVDVTPLRVSRDFRHLFVGRSVSDFGDEIVAVVIPFQVYDLTGSTLAVGLLGLVELVPVFVFPIVGGAFADALERRRLTIATHAILAVMSALMAVNALLDEPLLWPLYVFAFVSAGLYTFNRPALSTWPARLLEPGLLPSANALEAGFGTLDSMLGPVAAGVLLATIEPAGAFVFDAATFVAVIVQIARMHPSPPSDEEIDVSWEAIKDGFRFLRGKRTLQSVFLADLNAMVFGFPIALFPAVADRLGGDGMSAELALGLLYAAPAAGAFLATLFSGRAKHVHRQGRAILLAITVWGAAIVVFGLSDVLWLSLAMLAVAGAGDMVSGIYRSTILQTAVEDRLRGRLDGIDMAVWATGPSLGNVESGAVASLTSVPFSIVSGGLLTIVGVGMLRWVRTRLLSLRRSGSEPLTRFPRPRPTGIVRGAGPTREGCSAMELLAYNTTLYEAIAFVHVFAAIIWVGGAFFFQVKIAQFKRANDNEGFLQLGKDAEHIGQRLFMPMSIVVLLAGIAMVWYGPYSFELWIALALVGIVATALTGSLYLGPTGGKLAKLAQDEGFDDPGVTAMRDRLIVVSRLDYAVLALVVLDMVFKPGA; encoded by the coding sequence GTGGCCGACCATCTGGGATCGCCCCCGCACGACCCGCAGCCCAAGGGCGTCCTCGCGCGGGCTCGTGGGCACCTGGTCGACGTCACGCCGCTGCGCGTCTCACGGGACTTCCGGCACCTGTTCGTCGGGCGGTCGGTCTCGGACTTCGGCGACGAGATCGTCGCGGTCGTGATCCCGTTCCAGGTCTACGACCTCACGGGGTCGACGCTCGCCGTGGGGCTGCTCGGGCTCGTGGAGCTCGTGCCGGTCTTCGTCTTCCCGATCGTCGGCGGCGCCTTCGCCGACGCGCTCGAGCGGCGGCGGCTCACGATCGCGACCCACGCGATCCTCGCCGTGATGTCCGCCCTGATGGCCGTGAACGCGCTGCTCGACGAGCCCCTGCTGTGGCCGCTGTACGTGTTCGCGTTCGTCTCGGCGGGCCTGTACACGTTCAACCGACCCGCCCTGTCGACGTGGCCGGCGCGGCTGCTCGAGCCCGGACTCCTGCCATCGGCCAACGCGCTGGAAGCCGGGTTCGGCACGCTCGACTCGATGCTCGGACCCGTCGCTGCCGGCGTGCTGCTCGCCACGATCGAGCCCGCTGGCGCGTTCGTCTTCGACGCGGCGACGTTCGTCGCCGTGATCGTGCAGATCGCGCGCATGCACCCGTCGCCCCCGAGCGACGAGGAGATCGACGTGAGCTGGGAGGCGATCAAGGACGGCTTCCGGTTCCTGCGGGGCAAGCGCACGCTGCAGTCGGTGTTCCTGGCCGACCTGAACGCGATGGTGTTCGGGTTTCCGATCGCGCTGTTCCCGGCGGTTGCCGACCGGCTCGGCGGTGACGGGATGAGCGCGGAGCTGGCGCTCGGCCTGCTGTACGCCGCGCCGGCGGCCGGGGCGTTCCTCGCGACCCTGTTCTCGGGGCGCGCGAAGCACGTGCACCGCCAGGGGCGGGCGATCCTGCTCGCGATCACGGTCTGGGGCGCGGCGATCGTCGTCTTCGGCCTGTCCGACGTGCTGTGGCTCTCGCTCGCGATGCTCGCCGTCGCCGGGGCCGGCGACATGGTGAGCGGCATCTACCGCTCCACGATCCTGCAGACGGCGGTCGAAGACCGGCTGCGCGGTCGGCTCGACGGCATCGACATGGCCGTCTGGGCGACGGGCCCGTCGCTCGGCAACGTCGAGTCGGGTGCGGTCGCCTCGCTCACGAGCGTGCCCTTCTCGATCGTGTCGGGCGGGCTGCTCACGATCGTCGGCGTGGGGATGCTGCGGTGGGTTCGCACCCGGCTTCTGTCGCTACGACGCTCGGGATCCGAGCCCCTGACGCGCTTCCCTCGACCTCGCCCCACGGGTATCGTGCGCGGCGCCGGACCGACACGGGAGGGATGCTCGGCGATGGAACTGCTCGCGTACAACACGACCCTGTACGAGGCGATCGCCTTCGTGCACGTCTTCGCGGCGATCATCTGGGTGGGAGGAGCGTTCTTCTTCCAGGTGAAGATCGCCCAATTCAAGCGGGCGAACGACAACGAGGGGTTCCTGCAGCTCGGGAAGGACGCCGAGCACATCGGCCAGCGCCTCTTCATGCCGATGTCGATCGTCGTGCTGCTCGCCGGCATCGCCATGGTCTGGTACGGCCCGTACTCCTTCGAGCTGTGGATCGCGCTCGCGCTGGTGGGCATCGTGGCGACGGCCCTCACGGGCTCGCTCTACCTCGGGCCGACCGGCGGGAAGCTCGCGAAGCTCGCGCAGGACGAGGGGTTCGACGATCCGGGCGTGACCGCGATGCGCGATCGGCTGATCGTCGTCTCGCGCCTCGACTACGCCGTGCTGGCGCTGGTCGTGCTCGACATGGTGTTCAAGCCTGGCGCCTAG
- a CDS encoding DNA-formamidopyrimidine glycosylase family protein produces MPEMPEVQALAERLDEVLSGAPLDALDMLQFSSLKTFAPRPAEALGRTVERVTRRGKYLVLELEGGLRVLVHLSQGGRVDVEAPPKSTKPRGAVLRIRAHDRPGVLVKEFGKERKAGWWVLADGDDGPLERLGPEVASPEADELFLSGDDARRVHTILRDQRTVAGVGRGYSDDILHRAKLSPYASLAKLEADERERLIEAVHAILDEALGVERQRRGGLPTKIGDHFTVHNRAGEECPVCGADLRRVSYESHEVTYCPDCQTGGKVLADRRMSRLLR; encoded by the coding sequence ATGCCCGAGATGCCGGAGGTGCAGGCACTCGCCGAGCGGCTCGACGAGGTGCTCTCGGGTGCGCCGCTCGACGCCCTCGACATGCTGCAGTTCTCGTCGCTCAAGACCTTCGCGCCGCGGCCGGCCGAGGCGCTCGGCCGCACGGTCGAGCGAGTGACCCGTCGCGGGAAGTACCTGGTGCTCGAGCTCGAGGGCGGTCTGCGAGTGCTCGTGCACCTCTCGCAGGGCGGGCGCGTCGACGTCGAGGCGCCGCCGAAGTCGACGAAGCCCAGGGGCGCGGTGCTGCGCATCCGTGCGCACGACCGGCCCGGCGTGCTCGTGAAGGAGTTCGGCAAGGAGCGCAAAGCCGGCTGGTGGGTGCTGGCCGACGGCGACGACGGTCCGCTCGAGAGGCTCGGGCCCGAGGTCGCGAGCCCCGAGGCCGACGAGCTGTTCCTCTCGGGCGACGACGCACGGCGCGTGCACACGATCCTGCGAGATCAACGCACGGTGGCCGGGGTGGGCAGGGGCTACAGCGACGACATCCTGCACCGGGCGAAGCTCTCTCCCTACGCGAGCCTGGCGAAGCTCGAGGCCGACGAGCGGGAACGGCTGATCGAGGCTGTGCACGCGATCCTCGACGAGGCGCTCGGGGTCGAGCGACAGCGACGAGGCGGTCTCCCGACGAAGATCGGCGACCACTTCACGGTGCACAACCGGGCAGGGGAGGAGTGTCCGGTGTGCGGCGCCGACCTGCGCCGGGTGAGCTACGAGTCGCACGAGGTGACGTACTGCCCCGACTGCCAGACGGGCGGGAAGGTGCTGGCCGACCGCCGCATGAGCCGGCTCCTTCGGTAG
- a CDS encoding pyridoxal-dependent decarboxylase translates to MLPLDPAPQDMRAMGESALEYLIGFIDGLDDAPAEATEGAIELARELRAAPPERGGDFAPLFDEARRAIEKTFEYAGPGYLAYIPGGGLYTAALADFLAQGVNRYVGLWQPSPAVVQIEENVTRWLCGVFDYPATSQGLLLTGGSMANLSAMVTARHTKLGEDFLDGTYYVSEQAHASVTKAATIAGFSKRNLRVVPTDAELRMDPEALRALVREDREAGLRPFLVVPSAGTTNTGAIDPLDAIADIAADEVLWMHVDGAYGGFFQLTERGRAAFRGIERSDSVTLDPHKGMFLPYGTGGLVVRDGRALRDAHFEGAAYLQDLPPTGELPNYSEYSAELSRDWRGLRVWFPLRLHGVAAFREALDEKLDLAHVVVEALEADPNVEVCWRPQLSTVAFRLGGDADDDRQAEFLRRINASKRVFLSSTRIHGRYVLRICIVSHRTHRDRIDECIEIVAKAAAELAV, encoded by the coding sequence ATGCTGCCGCTCGACCCCGCTCCTCAGGACATGCGCGCGATGGGGGAGTCCGCGCTCGAGTACCTGATCGGCTTCATCGACGGTCTCGACGACGCGCCCGCCGAAGCCACCGAGGGCGCGATCGAGCTCGCGCGGGAGTTGCGGGCGGCGCCGCCCGAGCGAGGCGGCGACTTCGCGCCGCTGTTCGACGAGGCGCGGCGCGCGATCGAGAAGACGTTCGAGTACGCCGGTCCCGGCTACCTCGCGTACATCCCGGGGGGCGGGCTCTACACCGCGGCGCTGGCCGACTTCCTGGCGCAGGGCGTGAACCGATACGTGGGGCTGTGGCAGCCGAGCCCGGCCGTCGTCCAGATCGAGGAGAACGTCACGCGCTGGCTCTGCGGCGTCTTCGACTACCCGGCGACGTCGCAGGGGCTGCTGCTCACCGGCGGCTCGATGGCGAACCTGTCGGCGATGGTCACGGCCCGTCACACGAAGCTCGGGGAGGACTTCCTCGACGGCACGTACTACGTGAGCGAGCAGGCGCACGCGAGCGTGACGAAGGCCGCGACGATCGCCGGCTTCTCGAAACGGAACCTGCGCGTCGTGCCGACCGACGCGGAGCTGCGGATGGACCCCGAGGCGCTCCGGGCCCTCGTGCGTGAGGACCGCGAGGCCGGACTCCGGCCGTTCCTCGTCGTTCCGAGCGCGGGCACGACGAACACCGGCGCGATCGATCCGCTCGACGCGATCGCCGACATCGCCGCCGACGAGGTCCTCTGGATGCACGTCGACGGCGCCTACGGAGGGTTCTTCCAGCTCACCGAGCGCGGGCGTGCCGCGTTCCGCGGCATCGAGCGCAGCGACTCCGTCACGCTCGACCCCCACAAGGGCATGTTCCTGCCCTACGGGACGGGAGGGCTGGTCGTCCGCGACGGACGGGCGCTGCGCGATGCGCATTTCGAGGGTGCGGCCTACCTGCAGGACCTGCCGCCCACCGGAGAGCTGCCGAACTACAGCGAGTACTCGGCCGAGCTCTCGCGCGACTGGCGGGGCCTGCGGGTGTGGTTCCCGCTGCGGCTGCACGGCGTCGCGGCGTTCCGCGAGGCGCTCGATGAGAAGCTCGACCTCGCGCATGTGGTCGTCGAGGCGCTCGAGGCCGACCCGAACGTCGAGGTGTGCTGGCGCCCGCAGCTGAGCACGGTGGCGTTCCGGCTCGGCGGTGACGCCGACGACGACCGCCAGGCCGAGTTCCTGCGTCGCATCAATGCGTCGAAACGGGTGTTCCTCTCGTCGACGCGCATCCACGGCCGGTACGTGCTTCGCATCTGCATCGTGTCGCATCGAACGCACCGCGACCGCATCGACGAGTGCATCGAGATCGTGGCGAAGGCGGCCGCGGAGCTCGCGGTGTAA
- a CDS encoding DUF2277 domain-containing protein, whose amino-acid sequence MCRSIKTLRSAEDPATDEEIRAAALQYVRKVSGYRQPSRKNEEAFERAVEAVAEASKVLLDDVSPAGTTR is encoded by the coding sequence ATGTGCCGGAGCATCAAGACCCTGCGCAGCGCCGAGGATCCTGCGACCGATGAGGAGATCCGCGCCGCCGCGCTCCAATACGTGCGGAAGGTGAGCGGCTACCGCCAGCCCTCGCGGAAGAACGAGGAAGCGTTCGAGCGCGCGGTCGAGGCCGTCGCCGAGGCGTCGAAGGTGCTGCTCGACGACGTCAGCCCCGCGGGCACGACGCGCTGA
- the speB gene encoding agmatinase, whose protein sequence is MSDAPDFRLEHSELRGDDEFTEFTTTDLPYYSDWRGSFEKLPWATDDDALRAASADVAIVGAPLDEGTSSRPGARFGPRAIRMAPTAWSSDYAWSIQLDVEPYERLTVVDAGDAPIVPTRFERALRVIHEKVFRVASAGPVPIVLGGDHSITYPSAAAVARAVWPRKVGVVHFDAHADTGADQWGNLYGHGEPMRRLIEEGWVAGPNFVQVGLRGYWPERETFDWMREQGLRWHTMVEIEDRGSEAVIADAIAEALDGPDCIYLSLDIDVVDPGMAPATGTPESGGMLAREILRAVRQIVGQVDLVGMDVVEVSPPYDHAEVTAILAHRAVMEAISAIARKRVT, encoded by the coding sequence ATGAGCGATGCGCCCGACTTCCGCCTGGAACACAGCGAACTGCGCGGCGACGACGAGTTCACGGAGTTCACGACGACCGACCTGCCCTACTACTCGGACTGGCGGGGGTCGTTCGAGAAGCTGCCCTGGGCGACCGACGACGACGCGCTGCGTGCGGCGAGCGCCGACGTCGCGATCGTCGGCGCGCCGCTCGACGAGGGCACGTCGTCGCGGCCGGGAGCCCGGTTCGGACCGCGCGCGATCCGCATGGCGCCCACCGCCTGGAGCAGCGACTACGCCTGGTCGATCCAGCTCGACGTCGAGCCGTACGAGCGCCTCACGGTGGTCGACGCGGGCGACGCACCGATCGTGCCCACTCGGTTCGAGCGCGCCTTGCGGGTGATCCACGAGAAGGTCTTCCGGGTCGCGAGCGCCGGCCCGGTGCCGATCGTGCTCGGCGGGGACCACTCGATCACGTACCCGAGCGCGGCGGCCGTCGCACGGGCGGTGTGGCCGCGCAAGGTCGGCGTCGTGCACTTCGACGCGCACGCCGACACCGGCGCCGATCAGTGGGGAAACCTGTACGGCCACGGCGAGCCGATGCGGCGGCTGATCGAGGAAGGGTGGGTCGCCGGCCCGAACTTCGTGCAGGTGGGCCTGCGCGGCTATTGGCCCGAGCGGGAGACCTTCGACTGGATGCGCGAACAGGGTCTGCGCTGGCACACGATGGTCGAGATCGAGGACCGTGGGAGCGAGGCCGTCATCGCCGACGCGATCGCCGAGGCGCTCGACGGGCCGGACTGCATCTACCTGAGCCTCGACATCGACGTGGTCGACCCCGGCATGGCGCCGGCGACCGGCACGCCCGAGTCCGGCGGCATGCTCGCGCGCGAGATCCTGCGCGCGGTCCGGCAGATCGTCGGCCAGGTCGACCTCGTCGGCATGGACGTCGTCGAGGTGTCGCCGCCCTACGACCACGCCGAGGTGACCGCGATCCTGGCCCACCGAGCCGTGATGGAGGCGATCAGCGCCATCGCGAGGAAGCGGGTCACGTGA
- a CDS encoding endonuclease/exonuclease/phosphatase family protein has product MEPAPRGGRLRRQLPIVIAIALPWLWFVVRDAGGTVDAVAVGLPLIGVAAIVTGAIIAVATRRAWPVVAGTSIFVVCAVAVFSPRLPTAVARPRRAVRLVVANVWDANPTPEAVPSSMLQREPDVMVAVEMPDDAFYAASTASAAEAGLPSTVDEGQLGVWSRFPMRELGDLELRPARVMRVGVDAPGMPFVLYVVHASNPLGDTSFADQRRFTDELLAAIGDEERPVVVAGDFNMSDRVVSYRMMDDALTDAMRAGSAGRTTYVAGWWTATLLRIDHVFVVPAWCAADGGTFETAGSDHRGVEVAVGPCA; this is encoded by the coding sequence GTGGAACCCGCTCCCCGCGGCGGCCGCCTGCGCCGCCAGCTGCCGATCGTGATCGCGATCGCCCTGCCCTGGCTGTGGTTCGTGGTCCGCGATGCGGGCGGCACCGTCGACGCGGTCGCCGTGGGTCTGCCGCTGATCGGAGTGGCGGCGATCGTGACGGGGGCGATCATCGCCGTTGCCACGCGTCGGGCCTGGCCGGTGGTCGCAGGCACCTCGATCTTCGTGGTCTGTGCGGTCGCGGTGTTCTCGCCGCGGCTTCCGACGGCGGTCGCGCGACCCCGGCGTGCGGTCCGCCTGGTCGTGGCCAACGTCTGGGATGCCAACCCGACCCCCGAGGCGGTCCCGTCCTCGATGCTGCAGCGCGAGCCCGACGTGATGGTTGCGGTCGAGATGCCCGACGACGCCTTCTACGCAGCGTCGACCGCGAGCGCCGCCGAGGCGGGTCTCCCCTCCACCGTCGACGAAGGTCAGCTCGGGGTCTGGTCGCGATTCCCGATGCGAGAGCTCGGTGACCTCGAGCTGAGGCCGGCTCGCGTGATGCGGGTCGGCGTCGACGCCCCCGGCATGCCCTTCGTGCTCTACGTGGTACACGCCTCGAACCCACTCGGCGACACGAGCTTCGCCGATCAGCGTCGCTTCACCGACGAGCTCCTCGCTGCGATCGGCGACGAGGAGCGCCCGGTGGTCGTCGCCGGCGACTTCAACATGAGCGATCGGGTCGTGAGCTACCGGATGATGGACGATGCCCTTACCGACGCGATGCGCGCAGGATCCGCGGGGCGAACCACCTACGTCGCAGGCTGGTGGACGGCCACGTTGCTGCGCATCGACCACGTCTTCGTCGTCCCGGCGTGGTGTGCTGCCGACGGGGGCACCTTCGAGACGGCAGGCTCCGATCACCGCGGCGTGGAGGTCGCGGTCGGCCCCTGTGCCTGA
- a CDS encoding DUF427 domain-containing protein: MRRARIEPTGAQESVWDYPRPPALVPDARRVVVMFGGATIADTTRALRILETSHPPTFYLPLDDVRGDLLRAAEGASFCEWKGAAAYVDVVVGDRVAQEAGWHYPAPAHRYAILRDHVAFYAGRVDRCTVGGVEVTPQPGDFYGGWITPDVVGPFKGEPGTRSW, encoded by the coding sequence ATGCGACGCGCGCGGATCGAACCCACGGGAGCGCAGGAGTCGGTCTGGGACTACCCGCGGCCACCCGCGCTCGTGCCCGACGCCCGTCGCGTCGTCGTGATGTTCGGCGGCGCCACGATCGCCGACACGACCCGGGCGCTCCGGATCCTCGAGACGAGCCATCCGCCGACCTTCTACCTCCCGCTCGACGACGTCCGCGGCGACCTGCTGCGAGCCGCCGAGGGCGCATCGTTCTGCGAGTGGAAGGGTGCCGCCGCCTATGTCGACGTGGTCGTCGGCGACCGAGTGGCCCAGGAAGCCGGCTGGCACTACCCGGCGCCTGCCCACCGCTACGCCATCCTGCGTGACCACGTGGCCTTCTACGCGGGCCGGGTCGACCGGTGCACGGTTGGCGGGGTCGAGGTGACGCCGCAGCCCGGGGACTTCTACGGCGGGTGGATCACGCCCGACGTCGTCGGCCCGTTCAAGGGGGAGCCGGGCACGCGAAGCTGGTGA
- a CDS encoding ABC transporter substrate-binding protein encodes MRKHRMFVLGAGLLALSLFAAACGDSGGDGAGDGATDTASAEPKGEIVVGVSGAFAENQVVAEMYAQVLEANGWTVTRELDIADRAVGNEALAAGEIDLKPEYTGFDLPLYDEKAPTNGDPEAVADALTAALEPEGLVTYAISPANSTNVFVTTPETAEANSLTDMSSLAPVAGDLSLGGPADCPKAAFCVPGLEETYGVTFAEFKPLDFGGPKTVAAVDSGAVDVGVLFSLDPTIQDKGYVVLTDNENLQANGNFIPVVREEVASDELGALLDSVTTTLTDENMREMVGQIQNDKRDVSDVAEEYLTGAGIL; translated from the coding sequence ATGCGGAAGCACCGCATGTTCGTCCTCGGGGCGGGCCTCCTGGCGCTGTCGCTGTTCGCGGCCGCGTGCGGGGACTCGGGTGGGGACGGCGCGGGCGACGGCGCCACCGACACGGCGAGCGCCGAGCCCAAGGGCGAGATCGTCGTCGGTGTGTCCGGCGCGTTCGCCGAGAACCAGGTCGTCGCCGAGATGTATGCCCAGGTCCTCGAGGCCAACGGATGGACCGTGACGCGTGAACTCGACATCGCCGACCGAGCGGTCGGCAACGAGGCGCTCGCGGCCGGCGAGATCGACCTCAAGCCCGAGTACACCGGCTTCGACCTGCCGCTGTACGACGAGAAAGCGCCGACGAACGGCGATCCTGAGGCCGTCGCGGACGCGCTGACCGCCGCGCTCGAGCCCGAGGGCCTCGTCACCTATGCGATCTCACCCGCCAACAGCACGAACGTGTTCGTGACGACGCCCGAGACGGCCGAGGCGAACTCCCTCACCGACATGAGCAGCCTCGCGCCGGTCGCCGGCGATCTGTCGCTCGGAGGACCCGCCGACTGCCCGAAGGCCGCGTTCTGCGTGCCGGGCCTCGAGGAGACGTACGGCGTGACCTTCGCGGAGTTCAAGCCGCTCGACTTCGGCGGGCCCAAGACGGTCGCCGCGGTCGACAGTGGAGCGGTCGACGTCGGTGTGCTGTTCTCGCTCGATCCCACGATCCAGGACAAGGGCTACGTGGTGCTGACCGACAACGAGAACCTGCAGGCGAACGGGAACTTCATCCCGGTCGTGCGCGAGGAGGTCGCGAGCGACGAGCTGGGGGCGCTGCTCGACAGCGTGACCACGACGCTCACCGACGAGAACATGCGCGAGATGGTGGGGCAGATCCAGAACGACAAGCGCGACGTGTCAGACGTCGCCGAGGAGTACCTGACCGGGGCGGGCATCCTGTAG
- a CDS encoding ABC transporter permease — protein MGAGIRREGGGDVNGLLEGLRWLVDPANWSGIDGIPTRVWEHVQLSVIALAFATLIAVPVGLWIGHTRRGRFWTVQFANVGRSIPSLAVLSIMFLIAVKEFPTLAFGFLPTIVALTLLGIPVILINTYVGIQQVDPDSVEAAKGMGMSGRQVLWTLEVPLAMPLIMTGLRLAAVQIVATAGLAALIAGGGLGRYIVDGFALRENDRIVAGAILVAVLSLITDAVFTLLSRVTSPKLSSEPGKVRA, from the coding sequence GTGGGCGCAGGCATCCGGCGTGAGGGCGGTGGCGACGTGAACGGGCTGCTCGAGGGCCTGCGGTGGCTCGTCGACCCGGCGAACTGGTCGGGGATCGACGGCATCCCGACTCGGGTCTGGGAGCACGTGCAGCTCTCGGTGATCGCGCTGGCGTTCGCGACGCTGATCGCCGTCCCGGTCGGCCTGTGGATCGGGCACACGAGGCGAGGGCGATTCTGGACGGTGCAGTTCGCGAACGTCGGGCGCTCGATCCCGTCGCTCGCCGTCCTGTCGATCATGTTCCTGATCGCGGTGAAGGAGTTCCCGACGCTCGCGTTCGGATTCCTGCCGACGATCGTCGCTCTGACGCTACTGGGGATCCCGGTGATCTTGATCAACACGTACGTGGGCATCCAGCAGGTCGACCCCGACTCGGTGGAGGCAGCGAAGGGCATGGGCATGAGCGGGAGACAGGTGCTCTGGACGCTCGAGGTGCCTCTCGCGATGCCGTTGATCATGACCGGCCTGCGGCTCGCGGCCGTGCAGATCGTGGCGACGGCGGGGCTCGCGGCCCTGATCGCCGGGGGAGGGCTCGGTCGCTACATCGTCGACGGGTTCGCGCTGCGCGAGAACGACAGGATCGTCGCCGGCGCGATCCTCGTCGCGGTGCTCTCCCTGATCACGGACGCCGTCTTCACGCTGCTCTCGAGGGTCACGTCGCCGAAGCTCAGCTCAGAGCCCGGGAAGGTTCGCGCGTAA
- a CDS encoding ABC transporter permease, which produces MNDFAAAMWGSLAQQDTEPLIRWIWISDHVDEIVSRGLQHVYLTVVTVVIGFLIAFPAAVYASRHRWAVSPITSISGVLYTIPAFAFIFLLLPITGLSLTTVVIPLIAYSLLILFRNTLAGLDSVEAEVKEAAVGMGLSKRQLLWRVEVPLAMPVIIAGLRIATVSSIALITIAALIGRGGFGQFILDGLNTFFWTPLIVGVVLSVALAFAADLLLLGLQRLATPWAQASGVRAVAT; this is translated from the coding sequence GTGAACGACTTCGCCGCCGCCATGTGGGGGTCCCTCGCCCAGCAGGACACCGAGCCGCTGATCCGCTGGATCTGGATCTCCGACCATGTCGACGAGATCGTTAGCCGCGGATTGCAGCACGTGTACCTCACCGTGGTGACGGTGGTGATCGGGTTCTTGATCGCGTTCCCGGCAGCCGTCTACGCGTCGCGACACCGGTGGGCGGTCTCGCCGATCACATCGATCTCCGGGGTCCTGTACACGATCCCGGCGTTCGCGTTCATCTTCCTGCTCCTGCCGATCACCGGTCTTTCGCTCACGACGGTGGTGATCCCGCTGATCGCATACAGCCTGCTGATCCTCTTCCGGAACACGCTCGCGGGGCTGGATTCCGTGGAGGCGGAGGTCAAGGAAGCCGCCGTCGGCATGGGGCTGTCGAAGCGGCAGCTGCTGTGGCGGGTGGAGGTGCCGCTCGCGATGCCGGTGATCATCGCGGGCCTGCGCATCGCGACGGTGAGTTCGATCGCGCTGATCACGATCGCGGCGTTGATCGGTCGCGGCGGGTTCGGACAGTTCATCCTCGACGGTCTGAACACGTTCTTCTGGACGCCCCTGATCGTGGGCGTCGTGCTCTCCGTCGCGTTGGCGTTCGCCGCCGATCTGCTGCTGCTCGGCCTGCAGCGGCTCGCGACGCCGTGGGCGCAGGCATCCGGCGTGAGGGCGGTGGCGACGTGA
- a CDS encoding ABC transporter ATP-binding protein: MISLEHVEKRYPGTTVPAVGDLTLEIDEGETVALVGPSGCGKTTTLKMINRLIEPTGGKIVLDGTNVLEQDPVLLRRGIGYVIQHTGLLPHRTIRQNIATVPHLVGWDGARTDARIDELLEIFGLDRELLDRYPAELSGGQRQRVGVARALAADPPVMLMDEPFAAVDPIVRGRLQDQFLDIQARLRKTIVFVTHDVDEAIKLSDRMAILNIGGVLEQFAPPETVLREPANDFVREFVGAERGLKRLALIKVGDIEVEAGPVLPPGASADEARRAIDAAGFGWVSVVDDGELLGWVDHHALEGRATVGEATPKRFSAYVTARDSLRQALDSIVTSRTAVAVVVTEGQHYRGILTLERISKEIVA, from the coding sequence ATGATCTCGCTCGAGCACGTCGAGAAGCGTTACCCCGGAACGACCGTCCCGGCCGTCGGCGACCTCACCCTCGAGATCGACGAGGGCGAGACCGTCGCGCTCGTCGGGCCGTCCGGTTGCGGCAAGACCACGACGCTCAAGATGATCAACCGGCTGATCGAGCCGACCGGCGGGAAGATCGTGCTGGACGGCACGAACGTGCTCGAACAGGACCCGGTGCTGCTTCGCCGGGGCATCGGCTACGTGATCCAGCACACCGGATTGCTGCCACATCGCACGATCCGCCAGAACATCGCGACGGTGCCGCATCTCGTCGGCTGGGACGGCGCTCGCACCGACGCCCGCATCGACGAGCTGCTCGAGATCTTCGGCCTCGACCGCGAGTTGCTCGATCGATATCCGGCCGAGCTCTCAGGTGGCCAGCGTCAGCGGGTGGGCGTGGCCCGCGCGCTCGCCGCCGATCCGCCCGTGATGCTGATGGACGAGCCGTTCGCCGCCGTCGATCCGATCGTGCGGGGGAGGCTGCAGGACCAATTCCTCGACATCCAGGCGCGCCTGCGGAAGACGATCGTCTTCGTGACCCACGACGTCGACGAGGCGATCAAGCTCAGCGACCGCATGGCGATCCTGAACATCGGCGGGGTGCTCGAGCAGTTCGCGCCGCCCGAGACCGTCCTGCGGGAGCCCGCGAACGACTTCGTGCGCGAGTTCGTGGGGGCCGAGCGGGGCCTGAAGCGACTCGCTCTCATCAAGGTCGGCGACATCGAGGTGGAGGCCGGCCCGGTCCTTCCTCCCGGCGCGAGCGCCGACGAGGCCCGGCGGGCCATCGATGCGGCCGGCTTCGGATGGGTCAGCGTGGTCGACGACGGCGAGCTGCTCGGTTGGGTCGACCACCACGCCCTGGAGGGACGCGCCACGGTGGGTGAGGCGACGCCGAAGCGGTTCAGCGCGTACGTGACGGCCCGCGATTCCTTGCGCCAGGCCCTTGACTCGATCGTCACCTCCCGGACCGCCGTCGCCGTCGTCGTCACCGAGGGCCAGCACTACCGGGGGATCCTGACGCTCGAGCGCATCTCGAAGGAGATCGTCGCGTGA